A single window of Coffea eugenioides isolate CCC68of chromosome 7, Ceug_1.0, whole genome shotgun sequence DNA harbors:
- the LOC113777588 gene encoding 40S ribosomal protein S4-like, whose product MSKKPGQGPANQTRSFRDEEAKFKLCKVRSGQFGQKGIPYLNTYDGRTIRYPDPLIKANDTIKLDLENNKITEFIKFDVGNVVMVTGGRNRGWVGVIKNREKHKGSFETIHVQDATGHEFATRLGNVFIIGKGAKPWVSLPKEKGIKLSVIEEQRKRIAAQAATTA is encoded by the exons ATGTCTAAAAAGCCAGGACAAG GGCCAGCTAATCAAACCAGAAGTTTCAGGGATGAGGAGGCAAAGTTTAAGCTGTGTAAGGTTCGATCAGGACAGTTTGGACAGAAGGGCATTCCATACCTGAATACCTATGATGGTCGTACCATTCGTTACCCAGACCCACTCATCAAGGCCAATGACACCATCAAACTTGACCTGGAGAACAACAAGATTACTGAATTCATCAAGTTTGATGTTGGGAATGTTGTCATGGTGACTGGGGGAAGGAACAGAGGTTGGGTTGGAGTAATCAAGAATAGAGAGAAACATAAGGGAAGCTTTGAGACCATCCATGTCCAAGATGCCACAGGTCACGAGTTTGCTACTCGTCTTGGTAATGTCTTCATCATTGGAAAAGGTGCAAAGCCCTGGGTGTCTCTTCCAAAGGAGAAAGGTATCAAGTTGTCAGTTATAgaggaacaaaggaaaaggaTTGCTGCCCAGGCGGCTACTACTGCCTAA